The Candidatus Krumholzibacteriia bacterium genome includes the window GGAGCACGCCACGAGCCAGCCGAGGAATGAAAGGACGATGCGCACCACGATCCGCTCCCTGGTCAGCCGAGAACCGTCCGGTACGCGGTCAGATTCTGGTGGATGAAGAAAGCCAGGAGCGCCCAGGCAACGGGCTCGAGCCACCACTTGCCACGGGCGGGTGCATCCACGAGCTGCAAACAGAGCGCCGGCACACAGGTGAGGAAGTATCGACCCTGCGGCTGGAAGTCCACGGTGAGGCAATTGTAGAGACCGAGCCCGATGAGCAAGGCGAGATAGGGCAAAGCGAAGAGATGGGGAACGCCGGTGCGGAGTCCGCCGCTCGCGCGCAGCAGCGGCAGGCAAGCCAGCGACAATCCCAGAGCCAGAGCGAGCACTTGAAATGCCCTTTCGTAGGCCGAGGGCAGAAACCGCAGGTGCATCCAACCGAAGCGTCCCCAAAAGCTCTCCATGGAGTGGCGAACGAAGCCGCGTTTGAAAGCTTCGGGCAAGGTGACCCCCTGCTGCTCTTGGGAAAAGAGGAGGTGGGTCTTCTCCCTCACACTCGGTGGCAGTGAGTCGATGTACTCCCGCGCACGGGCTGCCATGGTCCTCCGTCCGGTGAAATCACCGTCGTAGAGGATCGCGTTGCGCAGGAACCACGGCACTGCGATGAGGGCGGCGATGCCGGCGCTCCAGGCGAGCCGGGTCAGGAAGACTTTGCCATGCCGCCGCCATAGGAGGCCCCACCACACGAGGACGAGAGGGAAAACGGCGTAGACATAGATCTTGGCGGCTGCAACCGCACCGAGGGCGAGGCCGTGCACGAGCGCCTGCTTGCGGCCGAAGCCGTCGCGCTGCACCCAGGCGGCAGCGCAGACGAAGACGGCGAGGGCGAGAATGGCGTAGGCGTCGTCGTTGACGTAGGCGCCGACGAAGCTGACCTGGGGCCAGAGACCAAAGCAAAGTGCGGCGACCGCCGCTGCCCACACCTTGCCCCAGAGCAGCAGACCGGCGGCATAGGTGCAGAGGGCAGCGAGGGCGATGCAGAAGCTGTCGAAACCCCTGGCTTTGGCTTCCGAGGCGCCGCCGAGGCAACGCGCCACCATCCCGCTGAGCCAATAGGGCGCTTGCGGCGAGAAGATGTAAGTGATCCGCATCTCGTGGGCGCCGCTTCCACGCACCAGCATCTCGAGATGCTCGGGGCTCGTATCCGCCGGCAGTCGGCGCCGGTTCTTCCCCATCAGGTGGACGGCGAAGTTGTCCTCGCCGTAGCGTGGCAACCGGCCGTGATCGGCGACGAACTTGACCAGTGCGTAGTGATCGGCTTCGTCGGGAGCTCCGTCGAAGGGGATCTTCTTCGACCAGCGGAGCTCGTTCCCGCCCACGGCGCAGAAGACGACGACGCCGATCCAGAAAGCGAGCCGTAGGAACCAGGGGCGCTTCATGGAGAGGCATCGTATCCGAAGGCGGAAGCAGGCCGCCACGAGGGGACCTGGCCTGCCTGAGGCTTGCCCGCCCCGCCGCCGTCGCCGCCGGAGTAGACTCCCGGACTCCGACCGCCGCGGCGAGAAGGGACCTTCCTCCCTCCGCCGGGAGAGCGATGGCAGCGAGTCCGCAAGTCGCCCTGGAACCAGAGCGCGGTTTCCACCGGGAACTGGGGCTCTTCGACGCCACCATGCTCGTCGCCGGCTCCAT containing:
- a CDS encoding phospholipid carrier-dependent glycosyltransferase; this translates as MKRPWFLRLAFWIGVVVFCAVGGNELRWSKKIPFDGAPDEADHYALVKFVADHGRLPRYGEDNFAVHLMGKNRRRLPADTSPEHLEMLVRGSGAHEMRITYIFSPQAPYWLSGMVARCLGGASEAKARGFDSFCIALAALCTYAAGLLLWGKVWAAAVAALCFGLWPQVSFVGAYVNDDAYAILALAVFVCAAAWVQRDGFGRKQALVHGLALGAVAAAKIYVYAVFPLVLVWWGLLWRRHGKVFLTRLAWSAGIAALIAVPWFLRNAILYDGDFTGRRTMAARAREYIDSLPPSVREKTHLLFSQEQQGVTLPEAFKRGFVRHSMESFWGRFGWMHLRFLPSAYERAFQVLALALGLSLACLPLLRASGGLRTGVPHLFALPYLALLIGLGLYNCLTVDFQPQGRYFLTCVPALCLQLVDAPARGKWWLEPVAWALLAFFIHQNLTAYRTVLG